One genomic segment of Streptomyces sp. RKND-216 includes these proteins:
- a CDS encoding DUF6049 family protein, with amino-acid sequence MAEAAEKQHTQTAPTTRRLRRAAVAVLTAAPLLGGLPPAAAAAPQPATAPVAAPGDATRAPAAPQDGGTVEVELTELTPAVPDEDDILTISGTVTNNGRSRITEGVVDLRVGATLDSRSAMNQAAERTGFTPGVDPAALDDHAAKVPTLAPGVTRPFTLEVPVGDLGLESSGIHELGVSYSGHTPSQPFEQVLGIQRTFLPWQTSEMDKRTRFTYLWPLISSSHLTARTEADEQQTPIFRSDDLEEAIAPGGRLQQMVQLGKDLPVTWVVDPDLLASVHAMTQPYEVRTGEGKTKPGRAQATARQWLSDLTQAVEEDEVVALPFADPDVASLAHRGQAVPDALSRLRSATTLAQKTVGNILYTDFSTDFAWPVEGAVDTSVVDVATSAGADHVIASSESFSDTRNLPYTPAAARPIGGGTTAVVADQGLSEAFEGDLTHAGASTLAVQKFVAHTLAIGMQVPGKQRSVLVAPQRRPTVSQARAMAEAIEALDTHDRWAQSADLTETANARPDASADRSVPRPGGYPDRLRENELPTEAFRQIHSTQGTLEDFLDILAEPDRLRAPVGTATDRALSTSWRGHPGAARDYRESVQDYLVGLTGQIELIDKSDLTLSGRSATLPVTVQNNLAQKVDGLTLHLTSSRSIGLRIEDRMQPVVVDGGHSQSIKFDTTAKANGRTTVTAQLFTKDGKPWGEPVSFQVKVTSITSTVLLVIAAGVGLVVLAGIRMYTQRKRRGPAADPDAPLPEPSGDDEPSHSHENPETHGTQAPDDAEQAGEREQDTRKTDAGNGGRTGTGEKVDR; translated from the coding sequence GTGGCCGAGGCGGCTGAGAAGCAGCACACCCAGACCGCTCCCACCACCCGCCGGCTACGGCGCGCAGCGGTGGCGGTACTCACCGCCGCTCCCCTGCTCGGCGGCCTTCCCCCGGCAGCCGCCGCGGCCCCGCAACCGGCCACCGCACCCGTCGCCGCCCCCGGGGACGCCACCCGTGCGCCCGCAGCGCCGCAGGACGGGGGCACGGTCGAGGTCGAGCTCACCGAGCTCACTCCTGCCGTCCCCGACGAGGACGACATCCTCACGATCTCCGGCACCGTCACGAACAACGGCAGGTCACGGATCACCGAGGGCGTGGTCGACCTCCGCGTGGGCGCGACCCTGGACAGCCGCAGCGCCATGAACCAGGCCGCCGAACGGACCGGCTTCACCCCTGGCGTCGACCCGGCCGCGCTCGACGACCACGCGGCGAAGGTCCCGACGCTCGCCCCCGGCGTGACCCGGCCGTTCACGCTCGAGGTCCCGGTCGGGGACCTCGGGCTGGAGAGCAGCGGCATCCACGAACTCGGCGTCTCCTACTCGGGCCACACTCCGTCCCAGCCCTTCGAGCAGGTTCTCGGCATCCAGCGGACGTTCCTGCCGTGGCAGACCTCGGAGATGGACAAGCGCACCCGGTTCACCTACCTGTGGCCGCTGATCTCCTCCTCGCACCTGACCGCCCGTACGGAGGCGGACGAGCAGCAGACACCGATCTTCCGGAGCGACGACCTGGAGGAGGCCATCGCCCCCGGCGGGCGCCTCCAGCAGATGGTGCAGCTCGGCAAGGACCTGCCCGTCACCTGGGTCGTCGACCCGGATCTGCTGGCCAGCGTGCACGCCATGACACAGCCCTACGAGGTGCGCACCGGAGAAGGGAAGACCAAGCCCGGCAGAGCCCAGGCGACCGCCCGCCAGTGGCTCTCGGACCTGACGCAGGCCGTGGAGGAGGACGAGGTGGTCGCCCTCCCCTTCGCCGACCCCGACGTGGCGTCCCTCGCCCACCGCGGGCAGGCCGTGCCCGATGCCCTCAGCAGGCTCCGTTCGGCCACCACGCTGGCGCAGAAGACCGTCGGGAACATCCTCTACACCGACTTCTCCACGGACTTCGCCTGGCCCGTCGAGGGAGCCGTGGACACCTCGGTGGTGGATGTCGCCACCTCGGCCGGCGCGGACCACGTCATCGCGAGCAGCGAGAGCTTCAGCGACACACGGAACCTGCCCTACACCCCGGCCGCGGCGCGGCCCATCGGCGGCGGCACCACAGCCGTCGTCGCCGACCAGGGACTCTCCGAAGCCTTCGAGGGCGACCTCACCCATGCCGGCGCCTCCACCCTGGCCGTGCAGAAATTCGTCGCCCACACCCTGGCGATCGGCATGCAGGTACCCGGAAAACAGCGCAGCGTCCTCGTCGCCCCACAGCGTCGGCCCACCGTGTCGCAGGCCCGGGCTATGGCCGAGGCGATCGAGGCCCTCGACACCCATGACCGGTGGGCACAGTCCGCGGACCTCACCGAGACTGCGAACGCACGCCCCGACGCGTCCGCCGACCGCAGCGTCCCGCGCCCCGGCGGCTACCCGGACCGGCTCCGGGAGAACGAGCTGCCCACGGAGGCGTTCCGCCAGATCCACTCGACCCAGGGCACCCTGGAGGACTTTCTCGATATCCTCGCCGAACCGGACCGTCTCAGGGCACCGGTGGGCACCGCCACGGACCGTGCGCTGTCCACCTCCTGGCGCGGCCACCCCGGTGCGGCACGCGACTACCGGGAGTCGGTGCAGGACTACCTGGTCGGCCTGACCGGGCAGATCGAGCTCATCGACAAGTCCGACCTCACGCTCTCCGGCCGCAGCGCCACCCTCCCGGTCACCGTGCAGAACAATCTGGCGCAGAAGGTCGACGGTCTCACGCTGCACCTCACCTCCAGCCGCAGCATCGGACTGCGTATCGAGGACCGGATGCAGCCAGTCGTGGTCGACGGCGGCCACAGCCAGTCGATCAAGTTCGACACCACCGCGAAGGCCAACGGCCGCACCACCGTCACCGCTCAGCTCTTCACCAAGGACGGCAAGCCGTGGGGCGAGCCCGTGTCGTTCCAGGTGAAGGTCACCTCGATCACCTCCACGGTGCTCCTGGTGATCGCGGCCGGCGTCGGGCTGGTCGTCCTGGCGGGCATCAGGATGTACACCCAGCGCAAGCGGCGCGGTCCGGCCGCCGACCCCGACGCCCCGCTGCCGGAACCATCCGGCGACGACGAGCCGTCCCACTCTCACGAGAACCCCGAAACCCACGGGACGCAGGCCCCGGACGACGCGGAGCAGGCGGGTGAGCGGGAACAGGACACCCGGAAAACCGACGCCGGGAACGGTGGCCGGACGGGCACGGGTGAGAAAGTGGACCGTTGA
- a CDS encoding CCA tRNA nucleotidyltransferase, producing the protein MPQSPSPATQELSEVQRRAVSELLRVSPVADDLARRFEQAGHRLALVGGSVRDALLGRLGNDLDFTTDARPEEVLALVRPWADALWDVGIAFGTVGAKKAGYHIEITTYRSEAYDRTSRKPEVSYGDSIEEDLMRRDFTVNAMAVALPGKTFIDPHGGLEDLAHRVLRTPGTPQESFSDDPLRMMRAVRFAAQLDFTVAEEVVEAMTAMADRIEIVSAERVREEFNKLVLSPEPRKGLRLLVATGLADRVIPEIPAMRLERDEHHRHKDVYEHSLTVLEQAIDLEEDGPDLTLRLAALLHDIGKPRTRRFEKDGRVSFHHHEVVGAKMTKKRMTALKYSGDLVKDVSRLVELHLRFHGYGTGEWTDSAVRRYVRDAGPLLQRLHKLTRSDCTTRNKRKANALSRAYDGLEERIALLQEQEELESIRPDLDGNQIMEILGMKPGPEVGRAYRHLLELRLEHGPMGYDAAVAALKEWWAAQS; encoded by the coding sequence ATGCCGCAGTCCCCGTCGCCCGCCACGCAGGAGCTGAGCGAGGTGCAGCGCCGTGCCGTGAGCGAGCTGCTACGGGTCTCCCCCGTCGCCGACGATCTCGCTCGCCGCTTCGAGCAGGCCGGCCACCGCCTGGCGCTGGTGGGCGGGTCTGTGCGCGACGCACTGCTGGGCAGGCTGGGGAACGACCTGGACTTCACCACGGACGCCCGCCCGGAAGAGGTGCTGGCCCTGGTGCGGCCCTGGGCGGATGCCCTGTGGGACGTCGGCATCGCCTTCGGGACGGTCGGAGCCAAGAAGGCGGGCTATCACATCGAGATCACCACCTACCGCTCCGAGGCCTACGACCGCACCTCGCGGAAACCCGAGGTCTCGTACGGCGACTCGATCGAGGAAGACCTGATGCGCCGCGACTTCACCGTCAATGCCATGGCGGTGGCGCTGCCGGGCAAGACCTTCATCGATCCCCACGGTGGTCTGGAGGACCTCGCGCACCGGGTGCTGCGGACTCCCGGCACCCCGCAGGAGTCGTTCTCGGACGACCCCCTGCGGATGATGCGGGCGGTCCGCTTCGCGGCGCAACTCGACTTCACGGTGGCGGAGGAGGTGGTCGAGGCCATGACGGCGATGGCCGACCGCATCGAGATCGTCTCCGCCGAACGCGTCCGCGAGGAGTTCAACAAGCTGGTTCTCTCCCCCGAACCGCGCAAGGGGCTGCGCCTCCTGGTCGCCACCGGGCTCGCGGACCGGGTGATTCCGGAGATTCCCGCCATGCGCCTGGAGCGGGACGAGCACCATCGGCACAAGGACGTCTACGAGCACTCGCTCACCGTCCTCGAGCAGGCCATCGACCTGGAGGAGGACGGCCCGGACCTCACCCTGCGGCTCGCGGCGCTGCTGCACGACATCGGGAAGCCGCGCACGCGGCGCTTCGAGAAGGACGGCCGGGTCTCGTTCCACCACCACGAGGTGGTGGGCGCCAAGATGACGAAGAAGCGCATGACGGCGCTGAAGTACTCCGGAGATCTGGTGAAGGACGTGTCCCGCCTGGTGGAGCTGCACCTGCGCTTCCACGGTTACGGGACGGGTGAGTGGACCGACTCCGCGGTGCGCCGTTACGTCCGGGACGCCGGGCCGCTGCTGCAGCGGCTGCACAAGCTGACCCGCTCGGACTGCACCACGCGCAACAAGCGCAAGGCGAACGCCCTCTCCCGGGCGTACGACGGGCTGGAGGAGCGGATCGCGCTGCTGCAGGAGCAGGAGGAGCTGGAGTCGATCCGTCCGGACCTGGACGGCAACCAGATCATGGAGATCCTCGGCATGAAACCCGGCCCCGAAGTCGGACGTGCCTACCGGCATCTGCTGGAGCTGCGGCTGGAGCACGGGCCCATGGGATACGACGCGGCGGTCGCGGCGCTCAAGGAATGGTGGGCCGCTCAGAGCTGA
- a CDS encoding MFS transporter, with translation MSLVSDLRTLLRFPGFRRLLSVRLLSQLADGVFQVALATHVVFSPQSESSAAAVASAMAVLLLPYSVLGPFAGVLLDRWRRRQVLLFGNLLRALMASATAALLIVQVPQWLFYLAALSVTAVNRFILAGLSAALPRVVDEGRLVIGNSVSPTAGTVAATAGGAVAFLVRLVVPSGPAADAVVMLFGATVYLLAGLAALRMGRDLLGPDPHQVQPRITVAVAGTARGLVAGLRHLSQHRTAARALTAMTLMRFCYGALTVMVLMLARHTWGDGAGAGEQGLRWLGIAVVVSGVGFLAAAVLTPVVVGRLTEMGWMAGCAAAAAVLEPALALTFAAGPMLVAAFLLGLVTQSSKIATDTVVQSSVDDAYRGRVFSLYDMLFNVAFVGAAGVAALILPRDGRSEMLVVTVAVIYALVTLGLTVRRRRFT, from the coding sequence ATGTCACTGGTCAGCGATCTCCGTACGCTGCTGAGATTCCCGGGCTTCCGTCGTCTCCTCAGCGTGCGACTGCTGTCCCAACTCGCCGACGGAGTCTTCCAAGTGGCCCTGGCCACACACGTGGTCTTCTCACCGCAGAGCGAGTCCTCGGCGGCAGCGGTCGCCTCGGCGATGGCGGTGCTGCTGCTCCCGTACTCGGTACTCGGACCGTTCGCCGGCGTCCTCCTGGACCGCTGGCGACGGCGGCAGGTGCTGCTCTTCGGCAACCTGCTCCGCGCCCTGATGGCCTCAGCAACCGCCGCGCTGCTCATCGTCCAGGTACCGCAGTGGCTGTTCTACCTCGCCGCGCTGTCGGTAACCGCGGTGAACCGCTTCATCCTGGCGGGGCTCTCGGCAGCGCTGCCCCGGGTGGTGGACGAGGGCCGGCTGGTGATCGGCAACTCGGTCTCTCCCACCGCGGGCACCGTCGCCGCCACGGCCGGCGGCGCAGTGGCGTTCCTGGTGCGCCTCGTCGTTCCCAGCGGCCCTGCCGCGGATGCGGTGGTGATGCTGTTCGGCGCGACGGTGTACCTGCTCGCCGGACTGGCCGCGCTCCGCATGGGCCGGGACCTCCTCGGCCCCGACCCCCACCAGGTCCAGCCGCGGATCACCGTCGCCGTGGCCGGGACAGCCCGGGGACTGGTCGCCGGGCTCCGGCACCTGTCGCAGCATCGTACGGCGGCGCGGGCTCTCACCGCGATGACGCTGATGCGCTTCTGCTACGGCGCGCTGACAGTGATGGTACTGATGCTCGCCCGTCACACCTGGGGGGACGGCGCGGGCGCGGGGGAGCAGGGTCTGCGCTGGCTCGGTATCGCCGTGGTGGTGTCGGGCGTCGGCTTTCTGGCGGCTGCCGTACTCACCCCCGTGGTCGTCGGACGCCTCACGGAGATGGGCTGGATGGCCGGGTGCGCGGCGGCGGCCGCGGTGCTGGAGCCGGCTCTCGCGCTGACGTTCGCCGCGGGACCGATGCTGGTGGCCGCCTTCCTCCTGGGGCTGGTGACCCAGAGTTCGAAGATCGCCACCGACACCGTCGTGCAGTCCTCGGTGGACGACGCGTACCGCGGCAGGGTCTTCTCCCTCTACGACATGCTGTTCAACGTCGCCTTCGTCGGCGCCGCAGGCGTCGCCGCCCTGATACTCCCCCGAGACGGCCGCTCGGAGATGCTGGTGGTCACGGTCGCCGTGATCTACGCCCTGGTGACGCTCGGGCTCACGGTGCGGCGTCGACGTTTCACGTGA
- a CDS encoding glycosyltransferase 87 family protein → MTTVHPEHRPERADDDPREPVRPTERDEVAAAGSELFGGPVGRRALTGRAWWSPVRVIALVMIGLFALGMVQKVPCYNGGWFYGQTTQYVHACYSDIPHLYNGRGFADGLTPYFDRIPAATSGGMEYLEYPVLTGVFMKVAAWMTPGGGDIVEREQIYWLVNAGMLMVCAVVIAVSVAWTHRRRPWDALLVALAPAFALNATINWDLLAVSLTAVGMLLWARGRPLGAGVLLGLATAAKLYPVLLLGPLLVLCWRAGRWRAFGAALGGAALSWAAVNLPVMIGAPQGWSKFYTFSQERPVDFGSFWLVISQRTGITLDGESVNTWAILLVLTGCAGIAALTFFAPRRPRFAQLAFLVLALFVLTNKVYSPQYVLWLIPLAALARPRWRDFLIWQSCEVVYFLGIWMYLAWTGSGDAHQGLPTEGYQLAIAAHLIGTLYLCAMVVRDVLRPEHDPVRRDGSDDPSGGPLDHAPDRFVLGRRAQSARTPVPFENSLVRWGTRQAG, encoded by the coding sequence ATGACGACCGTGCACCCCGAGCATCGGCCCGAGCGGGCGGACGACGACCCCCGAGAGCCGGTGCGCCCCACCGAGCGGGACGAGGTGGCTGCCGCCGGCAGCGAGCTGTTCGGCGGCCCGGTCGGACGCCGCGCCCTGACAGGCCGGGCATGGTGGTCTCCGGTGCGGGTGATCGCGCTGGTGATGATCGGCCTGTTCGCGCTCGGCATGGTGCAGAAGGTGCCGTGCTACAACGGCGGCTGGTTCTACGGGCAGACGACGCAGTACGTGCATGCCTGCTACTCCGACATCCCGCACCTGTACAACGGGCGCGGCTTTGCCGACGGCCTCACGCCGTACTTCGACCGCATCCCCGCGGCGACCTCCGGCGGCATGGAATACCTGGAGTATCCGGTGCTCACCGGCGTCTTCATGAAGGTCGCGGCCTGGATGACGCCGGGAGGCGGCGACATCGTCGAGCGTGAGCAGATCTACTGGCTGGTCAACGCCGGGATGCTGATGGTGTGCGCGGTGGTGATCGCGGTGAGTGTCGCGTGGACGCACCGGCGCCGCCCCTGGGACGCCCTGCTGGTGGCGCTCGCCCCGGCGTTCGCGCTGAACGCGACGATCAACTGGGATCTGCTCGCCGTGTCGTTGACGGCCGTCGGGATGCTGTTGTGGGCGCGCGGCCGTCCGCTCGGCGCGGGCGTGCTGCTCGGGCTGGCCACGGCGGCGAAGCTGTATCCGGTCCTCCTGCTGGGACCGCTACTGGTGCTGTGCTGGCGTGCCGGACGGTGGCGGGCGTTCGGCGCCGCACTGGGCGGGGCCGCATTGTCGTGGGCGGCGGTGAATCTGCCGGTGATGATCGGCGCACCGCAGGGCTGGTCGAAGTTCTACACCTTCAGCCAGGAGCGCCCGGTGGACTTCGGCTCGTTCTGGCTGGTCATCTCCCAGCGCACCGGCATCACCCTGGACGGCGAGAGCGTGAACACCTGGGCGATCCTGCTGGTACTGACCGGATGCGCCGGGATCGCCGCGCTGACCTTCTTCGCGCCTCGCCGGCCGCGGTTCGCCCAGCTCGCCTTCCTCGTGCTCGCGCTCTTCGTGCTCACCAACAAGGTCTACTCGCCCCAGTACGTGCTGTGGCTGATCCCGCTGGCCGCACTGGCCCGTCCCCGCTGGCGGGACTTTTTGATCTGGCAGTCCTGTGAGGTCGTCTACTTCCTGGGCATCTGGATGTACCTGGCCTGGACCGGCAGCGGGGACGCCCACCAGGGCCTGCCGACCGAGGGCTACCAACTGGCCATCGCCGCACACCTGATCGGGACCCTGTACCTGTGTGCGATGGTCGTGCGGGACGTGCTCCGGCCCGAACACGATCCGGTGCGCCGGGACGGCTCGGACGACCCGTCGGGCGGCCCTCTGGACCACGCCCCGGACCGTTTCGTCCTGGGGCGGCGGGCCCAGTCCGCCCGGACTCCCGTGCCGTTCGAGAACTCCCTGGTCCGCTGGGGGACCCGCCAGGCAGGCTGA